The genomic segment CTCCTTGGACGGCGCGAGGACCGCGCCCGTCAGCCGGAAGTGGGCCTGGAGCAGCGCCGGGTTGACGCGGAGGGCACCCGCCAGGACCAGCAGCCCGAGCACGCCCGCCGCGAGAGCGCTCACCTGGCCCCGGACCGGGATGAACGCGAACCAGTAGCCGTCCCCGAGCACCCGCCACAGCCCGGCCGCGATCGCGACTCCCTCGGCCGCGAAGGCGAGCAGCACGGCCGGCAGCGCCGCCGTGAAGAACCCGGCCGTCATGTCGACCGGCAGCCACAGCAGATCCCGCCATGTCGCCGGGTCCCGCAGCAGACGCGCGCACCGCTCGGCCTGCCCGGCCAGGCCCGGCCGCAGGTCCGCCGGGAGTGGACGGTACGCGGACGGAGTCCGCACGCCCGCCCAGTCCTGCCCCAGCCTCCGCCGCCACTCCGCGAACGACCGCACGGCCCCCAGCACCACCGGTGTCGTCAGCACGCCCACGCCGAGGGCGATGAAGCCGATCGACAGCACCGACAGCACGAGCAGCGCGATCGAACCGGCCAGCGACACCACGGCGATGTACAGCCCCCGCCCGGCTGCCATCAGTGCTTCCCTGAACTTCCCCATCTTCGGCCCCCGGCCCCTTGCTCCGCGCCCGGCTCTCGGGCACGGCCCCAGTCTCGCCGGACCGGGAGCCGGCGGTCACGGGGCCGCGCCCCCGGGCGGGGGGTGCACCTGGCACCACCCCCGCGCGGTGTGCCCGACGCCTGCCCGCCCGTTCATCCCTCGCCGGACGGGCGCCCGGGGGAGCGGTCCGGCCACCGGCCCCCCGGCTGCCGCCCGGTCCTCCGTACGGGAATCCGCAGGCCGGGTGAGCCGATCGGCGGTCCCGTCCGTATCCAGGAGCGGAACGACAAGGACTCCGGGGCAGGTACGGGTGAACTCATCGGGCGGACAAGGGCGTTGGCCGATCGTCGCCGCTGCCGCCGCCCGGCGCGGCATGGGAGCATGCACCTCACCATGACGGCAGAGACGGCAGGCGGATCGCTGACGCGCCTCTTGCGGGCCGCGCTCTTCGCGGCCGTCTCCGTCGTGCTCGCGGCCACCGGGCACGCGGTGATGTCCGGTCACGACATCCCGTTCCCGGCCCTGCTGGCCGCCTTCGGCATCACCGGTACCGTCGCCTGGCTGGCCGGAGGGCGGCGGCGCGGTGTCCTCTCCATCGCCGGCACCCTGCTCGCGGTCCAGACCGTCCTGCACCTGATTTTCACCGACGGCCCCGGCACCGCCGCGGCGCATCCCCGGACGCCCGGCGGGCCCCTGCCCGAGGCGGGTCGGACCGGCGCCGGCGCCGGCCCGGCGCACGGCGTCCGTGCCGCGCCGGATCTCACCGGACTCGCCGTCCCGGGCGAGCACTCCGAGCACGCCACACTCGCCATGCTCGCCGTCCACCTCCTCGCCGCACTCTGCTGCGCCGTCTGGCTCTGGCGGGGCGAGGCCGCCTTCTTCCGGCTGCTGCGCTGCCTGGGCTCCCTGGCGCTGATGCCGCTGCGGACGCTGCTCCGGGCCGTCCGGTACGGGACCCCGGCCGCGCCGCGCCCCGTGCGCCCGCCGCTGCCGTACGGGGAGGCGGCCCTCCGGCTGCGGGGCTCCCTGCTGGCCCACGTCCTGTCCCGGCGCGGGCCGCCGCCGTGGGCCCGGCCCCACCCCATCCCGTACGCCCCCGGGCCCGCGCCCGGTACGACGCCGGCCTGACGGGCGACCGCCGCGCGGCGCCGCACGGGCCGCCGCTCCCGCCGTGACCTGACGGTGGGGTGGTCGCGCCCGCTGTGCGGCTGCGACGCGTTGCCGTCGCGCGGTGGCGAGCGTGTGGGGCCGGGGTGAACCGTACGCGGAGCCGCCGTCCGGGCGGCCCGCGGCCATTCCGGGCGGTCCCGGACGGCCGGGCGGTCGAAGCCCCCGGCCGGGCGACGGGCCGGCCGCGCGCACCGGCACCCCCACGCCGGCCGCGGCCGGGACTCCACCGCGCCCTCCGGGCCCGGCTCCACCCGCCCCCGCTCCCCGTGCCGCGCCCGCGCCTCCGCGCGCCCCGCGGCCCGTCCACGAAGTGAGGCCAACCCCCATGTCCATCGACGATCCCGCCAAGCCGGACACCGGCCGGCCCGCTCAGCCGGGCTCCGCTTCCGGCTCCGGCACCACGGCCGTGGCGTCCGCGTCCACCGGCACCGCGTCCCATGACGGAGCCTCCCCGGCCGCGGACCCGGCGGCCGGGGAGGCGGTCACCGTCTCACCGGCCACCCCCGCGAAGACCGCCACACCCGCGCCCGTCCCCGATCCGGTCCCCGCCGGCACGCCCGGCGGACTCCGCGGGGGCGACGCGGAGCACGAGCCGCCCGCACCGGCCCCGCAGGCCGGCACCGCCACCCCGCCCCCGCCCCGCGTCCCCGCGTCGTCCAAGGGCAGCCTGCGCCCGCTCGTGCTGCGGATGCACTTCTACGCGGGCATCCTCGTCGCCCCGTTCCTCCTGATCGCCGCCGTCACCGGGCTGCTGTACGCGGCCTCGTACCCGCTGGAGAAGGTGATCTACGCCGACGAGCTGACGGTCGCCGTGCCCGAGGGCAAGGCCGCCCTGCCGCTGTCCCAGCAGGTCGGGGCGGCTGTCGAAGCACACCCCGGCGGCACGCTCTCGAAGGTGTGGCCGTCCCCCGAAGCGGGGGCCACCACCCGCGTCCTCTTCGAGGACCCCGGCCTCGGGGAGAGCAAGTCGACGGCCGTGTTCGTCGACCCGTACACCGCCGAGGTGCGCGGAGAGCTCCTCAGCTACGGCAGTTCCGGCGCGCTCCCCGTGCGGGCCTGGATATCGGAGCTCCACCGCCATCTGCACCTGGGCGAACCGGGGCGCCTCTACAGCGAACTGGCCGCCAGCTGGCTGTGGGTCGTCGCGCTCGGCGGGCTGCTGCTGTGGCTGCGGCGCCGCCGTGCCAGCCGCGGTGCGCGCGGGGTGCTGCTGCCGGAGCGGGGCCTGACGGGCCGCCGGCGCACGATGTCCCGGCACGGCGCGATCGGCGTCTGGTCCCTGCTGGGCCTGCTGTTCCTCTCGGCGACCGGGCTGACCTGGTCGACGTACGCGGGCGAGAACGTCGCCCTGCTGCGCGAGCAGGTGCGCGGCACCACCCCGGCGGTCACCGCCACCGTGGACCCGGCGGCCGGCACCGGGGCAGGCGGCCACGAGGGCCACGGCTCGGCGCACGGCGACGGCGGCCACCAGCCGGGCGAGGGTGGTGACATCGGCCTGGACCGGCTCATGGACACCGCCCGCGAGCAGGGCGTCTCGGAGTCCGTGGTGATCACCCTGCCGGCCGACGAGAAGGCCGCCTATGTCGTCGCGGAGAACGACAAGCAGTGGCCGGTGCACTTCGATTCGGTGTCCGTGCACCCGATGACCGGCGAAGTCGTGGACACGCTGGCCTTCGCCGACTACCCGGTGCTCGCGCAGCTCACCCGGGTCGGCATCGACGCCCACATGGGGCTCTTCCTCGGACTGCCCAACCAGCTGCTGCTGATCGCCCTGATGGCCGGACTGATCGTGCTGATCGTGTACGGCTACCGGATGTGGTGGCAGCGCCGTCCCGCGCGCGGAACCCGCTTCGGCGTAGGACGGCCGATGCCGCGCGGCGCCTGGCGCAAGGCACCGCCGGGAGCGCTGGCGGGGCTGCTGGCGGGGGCGGTACTGCTCGGCTGGTTCGTACCGCTGTTCGGGCTGGGGCTGGTCCTGTTCCTGGCGGTGGACCTGCTCCTCGGAGCGGTGGCCCGGCGCAGGGCGGACGTCTCCTGACGCGCACGGCCCGCTGACGGGCTGCCGCGCGAGGCCTCGCTCCGTACGGTCCGTCACCCGGCGGCCCGTACGGGACGGGGCCGCCGGGCGGCGCGGTACGGGGGGCCCGCGCCCGGACAGCGCGACGGGCGCCCGCCGGTGCCGCGGGCGCCCGTCGCCTTACCACGGGGAGGAGCGGAGGGATCAGACCTGGCCGGCCTTCTCCAGGGCGGTGCAGCAGGTGTCGACCATCAGCCGCGTCACCACGTACGGGTCGACGTTGGCGTTCGGGCGGCGGTCCTCGATGTAGCCCTTGCGGTCCACCTCGACCTGCCAGGGGATGCGGACCGACGCGCCGCGGTCGGAGACGCCGTAGCTGTACTCGTTCCAGGGCGCGGTCTCGT from the Streptomyces xinghaiensis S187 genome contains:
- a CDS encoding PepSY-associated TM helix domain-containing protein, with the protein product MSIDDPAKPDTGRPAQPGSASGSGTTAVASASTGTASHDGASPAADPAAGEAVTVSPATPAKTATPAPVPDPVPAGTPGGLRGGDAEHEPPAPAPQAGTATPPPPRVPASSKGSLRPLVLRMHFYAGILVAPFLLIAAVTGLLYAASYPLEKVIYADELTVAVPEGKAALPLSQQVGAAVEAHPGGTLSKVWPSPEAGATTRVLFEDPGLGESKSTAVFVDPYTAEVRGELLSYGSSGALPVRAWISELHRHLHLGEPGRLYSELAASWLWVVALGGLLLWLRRRRASRGARGVLLPERGLTGRRRTMSRHGAIGVWSLLGLLFLSATGLTWSTYAGENVALLREQVRGTTPAVTATVDPAAGTGAGGHEGHGSAHGDGGHQPGEGGDIGLDRLMDTAREQGVSESVVITLPADEKAAYVVAENDKQWPVHFDSVSVHPMTGEVVDTLAFADYPVLAQLTRVGIDAHMGLFLGLPNQLLLIALMAGLIVLIVYGYRMWWQRRPARGTRFGVGRPMPRGAWRKAPPGALAGLLAGAVLLGWFVPLFGLGLVLFLAVDLLLGAVARRRADVS